The Oxyura jamaicensis isolate SHBP4307 breed ruddy duck chromosome 15 unlocalized genomic scaffold, BPBGC_Ojam_1.0 oxy15_random_OJ70821, whole genome shotgun sequence DNA segment CAGAGCTGCCCGGTGTCCGGACCCCTGCTGGCACCTTTGGGTGCTGGGGACGGGGGGGCTTCGGCCACCGACAGCCGGGCCACCTGCGAACGAGACGGGGAACGTCGGGGACGGCGAGGTGACACCCCCCGGGCTCCCATGCCCATGGGGGGGCGAGGTGGTGGCACCCTGGGGTGGCACCGGGGGGGTCACCTGCGCCTCCAGGGTGGCCAGGCGTGCCGTCAGCTCCCCGACGCGGCTGCAGTTCAGGCACCCTGCGGAGGAGAGCGGGGTGCGAGGCTCGGGGGGGTGCCCaggatcccccccccccccggggagggGGATGGGGGCAGAGTGGGGGGGGTTACCGAGGACCCACCTGAGAAAGCCGTGGGGTGCAGGGGGGTCCGGCGCGGCGTGGTGCTGGGGCGCGCGGTGTCCCGCAGCGCGAGG contains these protein-coding regions:
- the LOC118157958 gene encoding EMI domain-containing protein 1-like; translated protein: PLPSAEPHAFLALRDTARPSTTPRRTPLHPTAFSGCLNCSRVGELTARLATLEAQVARLSVAEAPPSPAPKGASRGPDTGQLWGSPAAQGSPGDEGVPWGASRSGEPPWGATADPAHGVPPAPRETQEDGDPRAFPG